Proteins encoded within one genomic window of Amycolatopsis nigrescens CSC17Ta-90:
- a CDS encoding sensor histidine kinase, whose product MRATVLNGAKARLEAALASAGIGLPWWGAVCATGMGVLFGLVAIAQRAALMPAPALVLAGVLTIVSLLGYAITGEIAPPWLKAGTVLAAVAILLTAPVVPDFAPMSLVILTAEVAVTARPVLAFTVTGTSIVVLGAATVWAGLVGFQVYTVAVLVGLIGGFMLSWYVRALDAERGAREAAQEQAILAERQRIARDVHDVVAHSLSITLLHLTGARRALEEDGDVDEAIDGLTDAERAGRAAMADIRRTVALLAGSSSGTRPLPGVDDIAVLVERTRAAGLDVRYEQEGDLTAVGASDGLGLYRIAQESLTNIAKHAPDASAEVLLWADAASTRLTVRNGLPAAVPSPVGSGSGLPGMSARAEQLGGALHAGPSGEHWVVDIMVPGPQARAEPVKS is encoded by the coding sequence GTGCGGGCGACGGTGCTGAACGGGGCCAAGGCGAGACTGGAGGCTGCCCTCGCCAGTGCCGGGATAGGACTGCCCTGGTGGGGCGCGGTTTGCGCGACGGGGATGGGCGTGCTCTTCGGTCTGGTCGCGATCGCGCAACGGGCCGCGTTGATGCCGGCGCCGGCACTGGTGCTGGCCGGGGTGCTCACCATCGTGTCGCTGCTGGGCTACGCCATCACGGGGGAGATCGCGCCACCGTGGCTGAAGGCGGGCACCGTGCTGGCCGCGGTGGCGATCCTGCTCACCGCACCGGTCGTGCCGGACTTCGCGCCCATGTCGCTGGTGATCCTGACCGCCGAGGTGGCGGTGACCGCGCGTCCGGTGCTGGCCTTCACCGTGACCGGGACGAGCATCGTGGTGCTGGGCGCGGCCACGGTGTGGGCCGGACTGGTCGGCTTCCAGGTGTACACGGTCGCCGTCCTGGTCGGGCTGATCGGCGGGTTCATGCTCAGCTGGTACGTCCGCGCGCTGGACGCCGAGCGCGGCGCGCGGGAAGCCGCGCAGGAGCAGGCGATCCTGGCCGAGCGGCAGCGCATCGCCCGCGACGTGCACGACGTGGTCGCGCATTCGCTCAGCATCACGCTGCTGCACCTGACCGGGGCCCGGCGCGCGCTGGAAGAGGACGGGGACGTCGACGAGGCGATCGACGGGCTCACCGACGCGGAACGGGCGGGGCGGGCGGCGATGGCCGACATCCGCCGGACGGTCGCGCTGCTCGCCGGTTCGTCTTCGGGCACCCGCCCGCTGCCCGGCGTGGACGACATCGCCGTCCTGGTCGAGCGCACCCGCGCGGCCGGGCTGGACGTGCGTTACGAGCAGGAGGGGGACCTGACGGCGGTGGGCGCGTCGGACGGGCTCGGCCTGTACCGGATCGCGCAGGAGTCGCTGACCAACATCGCCAAACACGCCCCCGACGCCAGCGCCGAGGTGCTGCTGTGGGCGGACGCGGCGAGCACCAGGCTCACCGTCCGCAACGGCCTGCCCGCCGCGGTGCCGAGCCCGGTGGGCAGCGGGTCCGGGCTGCCGGGCATGTCCGCCCGTGCCGAGCAGTTGGGCGGTGCGCTGCACGCCGGGCCCAGCGGGGAGCATTGGGTCGTGGACATCATGGTGCCTGGTCCGCAGGCGCGCGCAGAGCCGGTCAAGTCGTGA